The following coding sequences lie in one Paenibacillus durus ATCC 35681 genomic window:
- the aspS gene encoding aspartate--tRNA ligase: MQRSQTCGQLTTEHIGQTVTLNGWVQTRRDLGGVLFIDLRDRSGIVQTVFNPDYSGEALQIADKTRSEYVIAVKGQVVQRDPETVNPNLPTGEIEVRVTEIEVLNAAKTPPFFIEDGVEVDESLRLKYRYLDLRRPEMQKTLLLRSKAAKIFRDFLDGEGFIDVETPILTKSSPEGARDYLVPSRVHEGEFFALPQSPQIYKQLLMVGGVERYYQIARCFRDEDLRADRQPEFTQVDIETSFLSQDDLLAMMERLMQRLFKETVGVELALPFQRLTYAEAMGKYGSDKPDLRFGLELIEMNDIVAGSGVKVFASVIEKGGEVKCLNAKGCGTWTRKEIDDLGPYAARYGAKGLAWIQVKEGEFRGPIVKFFTEEEIAAVKERTGAEEGDLLLFSADNKKIVADVLGALRLKIGRQLGLIDDSVYKFAWVTDFPLLGYDEEQKRYVAEHHPFTRPREEDVALFETDPGAIRAQAYDIVLNGYEVGGGSMRIYKRDVQEKMFDALSLSKEEVQDKFGYLLDAFEYGTPPHGGIAFGFDRLVMLLAGRNNLRETIAFPKTASATDLLMDAPSPVKDAQLDELHIRVAIKEKAKK, from the coding sequence ATGCAAAGAAGCCAAACTTGCGGCCAGTTGACGACGGAACATATCGGACAGACGGTTACACTGAACGGCTGGGTGCAGACCCGCCGCGACCTTGGAGGCGTTCTGTTCATTGACCTTCGCGACCGGAGCGGAATCGTGCAGACTGTCTTCAATCCGGATTATTCGGGAGAAGCGCTGCAAATTGCCGACAAGACCCGCAGCGAGTATGTGATAGCGGTCAAAGGCCAGGTAGTCCAGCGCGATCCGGAAACCGTCAACCCCAACCTGCCGACAGGCGAAATCGAAGTGCGCGTGACCGAAATCGAGGTGCTTAACGCCGCGAAGACCCCTCCGTTCTTCATTGAAGACGGCGTGGAAGTGGATGAGTCGCTGCGCCTGAAATACCGTTATCTCGATCTGCGCCGTCCGGAGATGCAGAAGACGCTGCTGCTTCGCTCGAAAGCGGCCAAGATTTTCCGTGATTTCCTTGACGGGGAAGGCTTCATCGACGTTGAAACGCCGATTCTGACCAAGAGCTCGCCGGAAGGCGCCCGCGACTATCTCGTGCCGAGCCGTGTGCATGAAGGCGAATTTTTCGCCCTGCCGCAGTCGCCGCAGATTTACAAACAGCTGCTGATGGTCGGCGGCGTGGAGCGCTACTACCAAATCGCCCGCTGTTTCCGCGACGAGGACCTGCGCGCTGACCGGCAGCCGGAATTTACGCAGGTGGACATCGAGACGTCGTTCCTTTCCCAGGACGATCTGCTTGCCATGATGGAGCGCCTGATGCAGCGTCTGTTCAAAGAGACCGTCGGCGTTGAGCTCGCTCTGCCGTTCCAGCGCCTGACCTATGCCGAGGCGATGGGCAAATACGGCTCGGATAAGCCGGACCTTCGTTTCGGTCTGGAACTGATCGAAATGAACGATATCGTCGCCGGAAGCGGCGTGAAGGTGTTCGCCTCCGTCATCGAAAAGGGCGGGGAAGTAAAATGCCTTAACGCCAAAGGCTGCGGCACCTGGACCCGTAAGGAAATCGACGATCTGGGACCTTACGCGGCCCGTTACGGCGCAAAGGGCCTGGCCTGGATTCAAGTCAAAGAAGGCGAGTTCCGCGGCCCAATCGTGAAGTTTTTCACCGAGGAAGAGATTGCAGCCGTTAAAGAACGTACGGGAGCCGAGGAAGGCGACCTGCTGCTGTTCTCTGCTGACAACAAGAAGATCGTCGCCGATGTCCTCGGTGCGCTCCGTCTCAAAATCGGCCGCCAGCTCGGCCTGATCGACGACAGTGTGTACAAATTCGCCTGGGTGACCGACTTCCCGCTGCTCGGCTATGACGAGGAACAGAAGCGCTATGTGGCGGAGCATCATCCGTTCACCCGTCCGCGCGAAGAAGACGTAGCCCTGTTCGAGACCGATCCCGGCGCAATCCGCGCGCAGGCTTACGATATTGTGCTGAACGGCTACGAAGTCGGCGGCGGCTCGATGCGGATTTACAAGCGCGATGTGCAGGAGAAGATGTTCGACGCGCTCTCACTATCCAAAGAAGAGGTCCAAGATAAATTCGGTTATCTGCTGGACGCGTTTGAATACGGCACGCCTCCTCACGGCGGCATCGCCTTCGGTTTCGACCGGCTCGTGATGCTGCTGGCAGGCCGCAATAATCTGCGCGAAACGATCGCCTTCCCGAAAACGGCCAGCGCGACCGACCTGCTGATGGACGCTCCGTCCCCGGTTAAAGACGCACAGCTGGATGAGCTGCATATCAGAGTGGCCATCAAGGAAAAGGCCAAGAAATAG
- the hisS gene encoding histidine--tRNA ligase, which produces MAKERFEKPTGTQDLLPGAVERWQFVEEKARDLCRRFNYREIRTPMFEHTELFERGVGETTDIVEGEMYTFKDKGDRDLALRPEGTAGVVRAYVQNKLYGEPDVSKLYYIGPMFRYERPQAGRYRQFHQFGVEAFGAVDPAIDAEVISLGYQFCKDLGLSGVRVEINSVGNIPSRAAYREKLLGFLRPMKDSLCSDCQRRMERNPLRVLDCKVDQEKFVDAPSILDSLDEECTVHFAKVRAHLEAMGVEYVVNTRLVRGLDYYTHTAFEYKAAGIGSIDTVGGGGRYNGLVAEIGGPDQPGIGLGIGLERIHLILENQKVELGASKPLDVYLVALGEEAEAEVTKQLFILRSLGFSAERDYLGRKMKAQMKSADRMSARYTAILGEEELQRGEIALKSMATGEQRTVKLEELGQYLK; this is translated from the coding sequence GTGGCTAAAGAGAGATTTGAGAAGCCGACCGGCACGCAGGATCTGCTGCCAGGCGCGGTGGAAAGATGGCAGTTCGTTGAAGAGAAGGCCAGAGATTTGTGCCGGCGCTTCAATTATCGTGAAATCCGGACCCCGATGTTCGAGCATACGGAGCTGTTCGAAAGAGGCGTCGGCGAGACGACCGATATCGTGGAAGGCGAAATGTACACTTTTAAGGACAAGGGAGACCGGGATCTGGCGCTCCGTCCGGAAGGGACGGCCGGTGTCGTCCGCGCTTACGTACAGAATAAGCTGTACGGAGAGCCGGATGTGAGCAAGCTGTATTATATCGGCCCGATGTTCCGCTACGAGCGTCCGCAGGCGGGCAGATACCGCCAGTTTCACCAGTTCGGCGTGGAAGCATTCGGCGCGGTTGATCCGGCAATCGATGCGGAGGTGATTTCGCTCGGCTACCAGTTCTGCAAGGATCTCGGTCTGAGCGGCGTCCGGGTTGAAATTAACTCCGTCGGCAACATTCCCAGCCGGGCCGCCTACCGCGAGAAGCTGCTCGGTTTCCTGCGCCCGATGAAGGACAGCCTGTGCAGCGACTGCCAGCGGCGCATGGAGCGGAATCCGCTGCGCGTGCTGGACTGCAAGGTCGATCAGGAGAAATTCGTCGATGCCCCGTCCATTTTGGACAGCTTGGATGAAGAGTGTACGGTTCACTTCGCCAAGGTAAGGGCGCATCTGGAAGCTATGGGCGTCGAGTACGTCGTCAATACACGGCTCGTACGCGGACTCGATTACTACACGCATACGGCGTTCGAGTACAAGGCGGCCGGTATCGGCTCCATCGACACGGTCGGCGGCGGCGGGCGGTATAACGGCCTGGTTGCCGAAATTGGCGGACCGGACCAGCCGGGTATCGGCCTTGGCATTGGCCTTGAGCGTATTCACCTCATTCTGGAGAATCAGAAGGTGGAGCTGGGAGCGTCCAAGCCGCTGGATGTATATCTCGTAGCGCTTGGCGAAGAGGCGGAAGCCGAAGTTACCAAGCAGCTGTTCATTCTGCGCAGCCTGGGCTTCTCCGCGGAGCGCGATTATCTGGGACGCAAAATGAAAGCTCAGATGAAATCCGCCGACCGCATGTCGGCGCGCTATACGGCGATTCTCGGCGAGGAGGAGCTGCAGCGCGGAGAGATCGCCTTGAAGTCGATGGCGACCGGGGAGCAGCGCACGGTTAAGCTGGAAGAGCTGGGACAGTATCTTAAATAG
- the dtd gene encoding D-aminoacyl-tRNA deacylase, with protein MKVVVQRCKEARVEVDGKTAGEIGEGLMLLVGVTHEDTENDAKYLAGKIAGLRIFEDEAGKMNHSVSETGGSILSVSQFTLYGDCRKGRRPNFMAAAAPAEAERLYDYFNRELETLGLKVETGVFGAMMDVSLINWGPVTLILDSRG; from the coding sequence ATGAAAGTGGTTGTGCAGCGCTGTAAGGAAGCGCGGGTCGAGGTTGACGGAAAGACCGCCGGGGAGATCGGCGAAGGCCTGATGCTTCTGGTCGGCGTCACCCATGAAGACACGGAGAACGACGCCAAGTATCTGGCCGGCAAGATCGCCGGGCTGCGTATCTTCGAGGATGAAGCGGGCAAAATGAATCATAGCGTGAGTGAGACGGGCGGATCGATTCTGTCTGTGTCGCAGTTTACATTGTACGGCGACTGCCGCAAAGGGCGGCGGCCGAACTTTATGGCGGCTGCGGCTCCTGCGGAGGCAGAGCGGCTCTATGACTATTTTAACCGGGAGCTTGAGACGCTTGGATTGAAGGTCGAAACAGGCGTTTTTGGCGCGATGATGGATGTCTCCCTGATCAATTGGGGACCGGTTACGCTAATTCTGGACAGCAGGGGATAG
- a CDS encoding RelA/SpoT family protein, with the protein MGIERLLEKAGAYIKEKDLPRIQEAYEFADQAHQGQVRKSGEPYILHPLAVADIVVGMQMDVISIIAALLHDVVEDTTVSLEQIREKFGDTCAMLVDGLTKLERIRFRSKEEQQNENYRKMFIAMAQDIRVIVIKLADRLHNMRTLKYQSEESQRRISYETLEIFCPIADRLGISAIKWEMEDIALRYLNPQQYYRIANLMHKKRAEREQFIDSVITRIRVKLDEMGIEGDLSGRPKHIYSVYNKMSTKNKQFNEIYDLLAIRIIVDNIKDCYATLGIIHTLWKPMPGRFKDYIAMPKANMYQSLHTTVVGPGGEPTEVQIRTWEMHRTAEYGIAAHWAYKEGSGTSVNPENRMPFFREILELQHEAKDASEFVESLKMDFFSDLVFVFTPKGEVIELPAGSVPLDFAFRIHTEVGNRTIGAKVNGRIVPLDHKVKTGDIVEILTSKHSYGPSRDWLKIAQSSHARSKIKQWFKKEKREENVEKGREAIERELKRIGTEPSDWMSDDKLLEAAKKFAFNDIEDMLSAVGFGGITAAQIATRLTEKLRKEQEEAAAAHLELTTEKKEIKVAEKRNQPTNGVRVKGIDNLLVRFARCCNPVPGDDIVGYVTRGRGVSVHRSDCPNIKAEESEEAARVIEVEWEGSMEANYSVDIEITGHDRNGLLNEVLQAVSESKTNISAVTGRSDKNKMAMIHMTILIRNTDHLYSVVEKVKRVKDVYTVHRIMQ; encoded by the coding sequence ATGGGCATTGAGCGATTACTTGAAAAGGCCGGAGCTTATATAAAAGAAAAGGATCTTCCACGCATACAGGAGGCGTATGAATTTGCCGATCAGGCCCATCAAGGCCAGGTGCGCAAATCGGGGGAGCCGTATATCCTGCATCCGCTTGCGGTGGCCGATATCGTCGTGGGCATGCAAATGGATGTCATTTCCATTATTGCGGCTCTGCTGCACGATGTTGTGGAGGATACGACGGTATCGCTTGAGCAGATCCGTGAGAAATTCGGCGATACTTGCGCCATGCTCGTGGACGGCTTGACCAAGCTGGAACGTATTCGTTTCCGGTCGAAGGAAGAACAGCAGAACGAGAATTACCGCAAAATGTTCATCGCCATGGCACAGGATATCCGCGTCATTGTCATCAAACTGGCGGACCGGCTGCACAATATGCGGACGCTGAAGTATCAATCGGAAGAAAGCCAGCGCCGCATCTCTTATGAGACACTGGAGATTTTTTGTCCCATCGCGGACCGGCTCGGTATTTCGGCCATTAAGTGGGAGATGGAGGATATTGCTCTCCGCTACCTGAACCCTCAGCAGTATTACCGGATTGCCAATCTGATGCATAAAAAACGCGCCGAGCGCGAGCAGTTTATCGACAGCGTCATCACACGTATCCGCGTCAAGCTGGATGAAATGGGCATCGAAGGCGATCTCTCGGGACGGCCCAAGCATATTTACAGCGTGTACAACAAAATGTCGACCAAGAACAAGCAGTTCAACGAAATTTACGATCTGCTGGCGATACGCATTATCGTTGACAACATCAAGGATTGTTATGCCACGCTCGGGATTATCCATACTTTGTGGAAGCCAATGCCAGGGCGTTTCAAGGATTATATCGCCATGCCAAAAGCGAACATGTACCAGTCGCTGCATACGACGGTCGTAGGTCCTGGCGGCGAGCCGACGGAAGTGCAAATCAGAACATGGGAAATGCATCGGACAGCCGAATATGGGATAGCAGCACACTGGGCATACAAGGAAGGAAGCGGCACGTCCGTCAATCCTGAGAACCGGATGCCTTTTTTTCGCGAAATTTTGGAGCTGCAGCATGAAGCCAAGGATGCTTCGGAATTTGTCGAATCGCTCAAAATGGACTTTTTCTCCGATCTTGTCTTCGTTTTTACGCCAAAAGGGGAAGTTATCGAACTGCCTGCGGGCTCCGTGCCGCTGGATTTTGCTTTCCGGATTCATACGGAGGTCGGCAACCGCACGATTGGAGCCAAGGTGAACGGACGGATCGTACCGCTTGACCATAAGGTAAAGACCGGCGATATCGTGGAAATCCTAACCTCGAAGCATTCTTACGGGCCGAGCAGGGACTGGCTGAAGATCGCCCAGTCTTCGCATGCGCGAAGCAAGATCAAGCAGTGGTTCAAAAAAGAGAAGCGCGAGGAAAATGTTGAAAAAGGACGCGAAGCGATCGAGCGCGAGTTGAAACGGATCGGAACAGAGCCGTCGGATTGGATGTCGGACGACAAGCTGCTGGAAGCGGCGAAAAAGTTCGCTTTTAACGACATCGAGGATATGCTCTCCGCAGTAGGCTTCGGCGGTATTACGGCGGCGCAGATTGCTACCCGCCTAACGGAAAAGCTTCGTAAGGAGCAGGAAGAAGCGGCGGCCGCGCATCTGGAGCTGACGACCGAGAAGAAGGAAATCAAAGTTGCCGAGAAGCGCAATCAGCCGACGAACGGCGTACGCGTGAAGGGAATTGACAATCTGCTGGTTCGTTTCGCCCGATGTTGCAATCCAGTGCCGGGAGACGATATTGTCGGTTACGTTACGCGCGGCCGCGGCGTATCCGTACACCGTTCGGACTGTCCGAACATCAAGGCGGAGGAAAGCGAGGAAGCGGCGCGCGTCATCGAGGTCGAGTGGGAAGGCAGCATGGAAGCGAATTACAGCGTTGATATCGAGATTACCGGCCATGACCGGAACGGCCTGCTTAATGAAGTGCTGCAGGCGGTGTCTGAGAGCAAGACGAATATTTCAGCCGTTACCGGCCGTTCCGACAAGAACAAGATGGCCATGATTCATATGACGATTCTGATCCGCAATACGGATCATTTATATTCGGTAGTGGAAAAGGTGAAGCGGGTAAAGGATGTCTACACGGTTCACCGGATTATGCAGTAA
- the uraA gene encoding uracil permease, which translates to MQHEIQVGERLPLGPGFLLSLQHLFAMFGSTVLVPNLFGVDPGMILLMNGIGTLLYILICRGKIPAYLGSSFAFISPVTAVLAAHQGDHHHGYSLALGAFIVTGVIFVIVALIIRYAGTGWVDIVFPPAVMGAIVATIGLELVPVAAGMAGLIAPSGAVDWKPDPGAITLSMVTLGVTVIGAVLFRGFPKIIHILIGIVTGYVLAYLMHRVDTAAIANSHFFAHPTVTAPSFDWHVILTIIPVSLVVIVEHIGHLLVTSNIVGKDLAKDPGLDRSLMGNGISTIISGFVGSTPNTTYGENIGVMALTKVYSVYVIGGAAVIAILLSFSGTFSSIIANIPLPVMGGVSLLLFGVIAASGLRIFVEQKVDFSKPTNMILATLVLVVGISGTTLTIGGVQLKGMALATIIGIVLSLLFKLFEVLGLSNDKEKIKQADAADV; encoded by the coding sequence TTGCAACACGAAATTCAAGTAGGCGAAAGACTCCCCCTGGGCCCGGGGTTTCTTCTGAGCCTCCAGCATTTGTTCGCCATGTTCGGCAGCACTGTGCTTGTGCCCAACCTGTTCGGGGTTGACCCTGGCATGATTCTGCTGATGAACGGGATCGGGACATTGCTGTACATATTAATCTGCCGGGGCAAAATCCCCGCTTACCTTGGTTCCAGCTTTGCTTTTATTTCGCCGGTTACGGCTGTTCTGGCTGCGCATCAAGGCGATCACCATCACGGCTACTCGCTTGCTCTTGGCGCTTTTATCGTAACGGGAGTAATCTTTGTGATTGTCGCCCTGATTATACGCTATGCCGGAACGGGCTGGGTTGACATCGTATTCCCCCCTGCGGTAATGGGCGCCATCGTTGCCACAATCGGATTGGAGCTGGTACCGGTGGCCGCAGGAATGGCCGGCCTGATTGCTCCTTCCGGCGCTGTGGACTGGAAGCCCGATCCGGGCGCGATTACCCTTTCGATGGTCACTCTGGGCGTGACGGTTATCGGAGCGGTTCTGTTCCGCGGCTTTCCGAAGATCATCCATATTCTGATCGGAATTGTCACAGGCTACGTGCTGGCTTATCTTATGCACAGGGTCGATACCGCGGCAATCGCGAACTCGCATTTTTTTGCCCACCCGACCGTTACGGCGCCTTCCTTTGACTGGCATGTTATTCTGACTATCATTCCGGTATCCCTTGTCGTCATCGTCGAGCACATCGGGCATCTGCTTGTAACCAGCAATATTGTGGGCAAAGACCTTGCCAAAGATCCCGGTCTGGACCGCTCGCTTATGGGCAACGGGATTTCGACCATTATCTCCGGATTCGTCGGTTCAACTCCGAATACAACGTACGGCGAAAATATCGGCGTTATGGCTCTTACGAAGGTTTATTCCGTCTATGTCATCGGAGGAGCGGCGGTTATCGCCATTTTACTCTCGTTCTCCGGCACGTTCTCTTCCATCATCGCCAACATCCCGCTGCCGGTTATGGGAGGCGTGTCGCTGCTGCTATTCGGCGTGATCGCCGCCTCCGGGCTCCGCATCTTTGTGGAACAGAAGGTCGATTTCTCGAAGCCGACCAATATGATTCTGGCAACGCTCGTGCTCGTGGTGGGCATCAGCGGAACAACCCTTACCATTGGCGGTGTTCAGCTCAAGGGGATGGCGCTTGCCACGATTATCGGTATCGTCCTGTCGCTGCTGTTCAAGCTGTTCGAGGTTCTTGGGCTGTCCAATGACAAGGAAAAGATCAAACAGGCCGATGCGGCGGATGTTTAA
- a CDS encoding adenine phosphoribosyltransferase encodes MDFKEIIRVIPDFPQPGISFKDITTLLKDGEMYRGAIDALKERVAHLKIDVIAGPEARGFVIGAPLAYALGVGFVPIRKSGKLPYETIEAGYDLEYGKDSLAVHTDSVLPGQNVLIADDLLATGGTISTAVNLVRQLGGNVVGAAFLIELELLEGRKKLQDVEVVSLLSYEV; translated from the coding sequence TTGGACTTCAAAGAAATTATCCGCGTGATTCCGGATTTCCCGCAGCCGGGCATCAGCTTCAAGGATATTACGACACTGCTGAAGGACGGTGAAATGTACCGCGGGGCGATCGATGCGCTGAAAGAACGTGTGGCCCATTTGAAGATTGATGTCATCGCAGGTCCTGAAGCGCGGGGCTTTGTCATAGGGGCTCCTCTTGCCTATGCGCTGGGCGTAGGGTTTGTGCCGATCCGCAAGAGCGGTAAACTGCCGTACGAGACGATTGAAGCCGGCTATGATCTCGAATATGGAAAAGACTCGCTTGCAGTACATACTGATTCGGTTCTGCCCGGTCAAAATGTCCTGATTGCCGATGACCTGCTGGCAACCGGAGGCACGATTTCCACTGCGGTTAACCTTGTCCGCCAATTGGGCGGCAATGTGGTCGGTGCGGCATTTTTGATCGAACTAGAACTGCTGGAAGGACGTAAAAAGCTTCAGGATGTGGAAGTCGTGTCCCTTCTCAGCTACGAGGTTTAA
- the recJ gene encoding single-stranded-DNA-specific exonuclease RecJ has protein sequence MLYSKTKWHSPAVDPVQSRELARSLSVSPLVASLLAARGMTAPEEALAFINAGTEEEYDPFLLKGMKEAVPRIKKALQEKEHILVYGDYDADGVSSTSLMIHLLRHLGASFDIYIPHRSVEGYGLHNHALDWALQQGVSLVITVDTGISACSQIAYANELGMDVIVTDHHEPPEVLPAAYALINPKLPGCPYPFKGLAGVGVAYKLAQALLDGEVPEEWSEIAAIGTIADLMPLLDENRVIVRRGLKSMRGSKYPGVRALLEVSAVSVKSVDAVNVAFALAPRINASGRLDHAGRAVSLLTTDDPVEAERLAGELDLLNKERQMVVERIVAEAVSRLEERLKDGKLPGIIVLAGEGWNVGVVGIVASKLLERYYRPVIILDIHPETGCCKGSARSIPGLDIYEALSSCSELMDHFGGHPAAAGMSLHLDNLEAFTAALEEFTSGVLTDEHLVPVTEADGEYSLADLTLQAAEELELLAPFGMSNPLPKFIVREAVVKETRTMGQGNRHLKLVLQQGGATVEAVAFGKGELAELLPPGTGVDVLAELSINEWNGSRKVQLMLKDLSVPQPQLFDFRGVRDAAARTQRLRNLLLPQTGGKQGLAAAVVRKDWLKEQDQPECQGMTFWVYDQYNGISPADNLPGDDGRSVSLLCLLDMPESTEQLDALLRTFPEAENIALLHSLRQERERLLVPTREHFKMLYKWLAAIASGPVPEQEALLRLSRKSPMSLRMLKMMLDVFEELDFIRREQGQLSFVTRPAARDLTSSSHFMRLSQLAEMEQYFMEGSPSELQEWMESRRLGAS, from the coding sequence TTGCTTTATTCAAAAACCAAATGGCACTCTCCGGCTGTCGATCCCGTTCAATCCAGGGAATTGGCCCGGAGTCTTTCTGTTTCTCCACTGGTTGCTTCCTTGCTTGCCGCAAGGGGGATGACAGCGCCGGAGGAAGCTCTGGCATTTATTAACGCCGGAACGGAAGAAGAGTATGACCCATTCTTGCTGAAGGGGATGAAGGAGGCCGTTCCCCGGATAAAAAAAGCGCTACAGGAAAAGGAACATATCCTTGTATACGGAGATTACGACGCTGACGGAGTATCCAGCACATCGCTGATGATCCATCTGCTGCGCCATCTGGGGGCTTCTTTCGATATTTATATCCCCCACCGGTCGGTTGAGGGCTACGGACTGCATAACCATGCGCTCGATTGGGCGCTGCAGCAGGGCGTCTCACTGGTTATCACCGTGGATACGGGGATCAGCGCATGCAGCCAAATTGCTTATGCGAACGAGCTGGGAATGGATGTTATCGTAACGGATCACCATGAGCCGCCGGAGGTTCTCCCTGCCGCTTACGCGCTCATTAATCCGAAGCTGCCCGGCTGCCCGTATCCGTTCAAGGGATTGGCCGGAGTGGGAGTTGCCTACAAGCTGGCTCAGGCTCTCCTGGACGGTGAAGTTCCGGAAGAATGGTCGGAGATCGCGGCCATCGGAACGATTGCCGACCTGATGCCGCTGCTTGATGAGAACCGCGTGATTGTGCGCCGGGGGCTTAAGAGCATGCGCGGCTCGAAATATCCTGGGGTTCGGGCTCTGCTTGAAGTGAGCGCCGTAAGCGTGAAGAGTGTGGACGCGGTTAATGTCGCTTTTGCCCTTGCACCGCGCATTAACGCCAGCGGGCGGCTGGATCATGCCGGACGGGCCGTGTCACTGTTGACAACGGATGACCCCGTGGAGGCGGAGCGCCTTGCCGGAGAACTAGATTTGCTGAATAAAGAGCGGCAGATGGTCGTAGAGCGGATTGTTGCGGAGGCTGTCAGCCGTTTGGAGGAGAGACTCAAGGACGGAAAGCTTCCGGGCATTATCGTTCTGGCCGGGGAAGGTTGGAACGTTGGGGTTGTCGGGATTGTGGCTTCCAAGCTGCTCGAGCGGTACTACAGACCGGTGATTATATTGGACATCCATCCGGAGACGGGCTGCTGCAAAGGCTCGGCGCGGTCCATTCCGGGCCTTGACATCTATGAGGCGCTTTCTTCCTGCTCGGAACTCATGGATCACTTTGGCGGGCATCCGGCAGCGGCAGGCATGAGCCTTCATCTGGACAATCTCGAGGCATTTACCGCCGCGCTTGAGGAATTCACTTCAGGCGTCCTGACGGACGAGCATTTAGTGCCTGTCACCGAGGCGGACGGAGAGTATTCGCTGGCTGATTTGACGCTCCAGGCCGCCGAGGAGCTCGAACTGCTGGCTCCTTTCGGCATGAGCAATCCGCTGCCAAAGTTTATTGTCCGGGAAGCGGTGGTGAAGGAGACCCGCACTATGGGGCAGGGTAATCGGCATCTGAAGCTGGTTCTGCAGCAGGGAGGCGCGACGGTCGAAGCCGTCGCTTTCGGCAAGGGGGAGCTGGCGGAGCTGCTTCCCCCAGGTACCGGTGTCGATGTGCTGGCGGAATTGTCGATCAATGAATGGAACGGTTCCCGCAAGGTTCAGCTTATGCTTAAGGATTTGAGTGTCCCTCAGCCTCAGCTGTTTGATTTTCGCGGGGTGCGGGATGCCGCCGCCAGGACGCAGCGCCTGCGGAATTTGCTGCTGCCGCAAACCGGCGGCAAACAAGGTCTGGCCGCGGCCGTGGTCCGTAAGGATTGGCTGAAAGAGCAAGACCAGCCGGAATGTCAAGGGATGACCTTTTGGGTATATGATCAATATAACGGAATTTCTCCGGCAGACAACCTGCCTGGGGATGACGGAAGAAGCGTATCCCTGCTATGCCTGCTGGATATGCCGGAATCGACAGAGCAGCTTGATGCATTGCTGCGTACTTTTCCGGAAGCAGAGAATATTGCACTGCTGCACTCGCTTCGCCAGGAGCGGGAGCGGCTGCTTGTTCCGACGAGAGAGCATTTTAAGATGCTCTATAAATGGCTGGCCGCTATTGCATCCGGTCCGGTTCCGGAACAAGAAGCGCTGCTGCGGCTCAGCCGCAAATCGCCGATGAGTCTGCGAATGCTGAAGATGATGCTTGACGTATTTGAAGAACTTGATTTTATAAGAAGAGAGCAGGGGCAGCTGTCCTTTGTGACCCGGCCTGCCGCCCGGGATCTTACTTCTTCCAGCCATTTTATGCGCCTTAGCCAATTGGCGGAGATGGAGCAATATTTTATGGAAGGAAGTCCGTCCGAGCTGCAAGAATGGATGGAGTCGCGCCGTCTCGGCGCATCCTAA
- a CDS encoding cation diffusion facilitator family transporter — protein sequence MNEKYMSQKERAAWLGIAGDFALALVKGGAGYFSGSKALIADALYSGADAAAKLAEILPWRVEGKGSHKKRPIARDGKSKREPFLSVVFAVLILMGGLQIAFSAIRDLTSGDLNPSGEHALLTIFLSLLVKEVIFQYQYRSAQKIGNGSHAAYADNHRFSLYASLTVLIGVAASTMLGGYLHPLLYLDPIAALLAACLILRKGYLLILSTIQGKEGQELPHEDSVSFIDTVQKVHGVIRVEHLKALEDGRCVNLHVTISVNPRITVLEAREIADCAKKLLQHRFVHVSEVHMDIVPYEPGYPYKTNYELADSETPTLLQ from the coding sequence ATGAATGAGAAGTACATGTCTCAAAAAGAGCGTGCGGCCTGGCTCGGAATTGCTGGTGATTTTGCGCTGGCTTTGGTTAAGGGAGGCGCGGGCTATTTTTCCGGGAGTAAGGCTTTGATCGCCGATGCTTTATACTCGGGCGCGGATGCCGCAGCGAAGCTGGCCGAAATTCTCCCGTGGCGCGTCGAAGGTAAGGGAAGCCATAAGAAAAGACCGATTGCCCGGGATGGGAAAAGCAAGCGGGAGCCTTTTTTATCCGTAGTGTTTGCAGTGCTCATCTTGATGGGCGGTTTGCAAATCGCTTTTTCCGCAATCCGAGATTTGACGAGCGGTGATTTGAATCCTTCGGGAGAACACGCCCTGTTGACGATCTTTTTGTCTCTACTGGTGAAAGAAGTTATTTTTCAATATCAATACCGTTCGGCCCAAAAAATCGGAAACGGCAGTCATGCCGCCTATGCCGATAATCATCGCTTCAGCCTATACGCTTCGCTGACCGTGTTGATTGGCGTGGCAGCATCCACCATGCTCGGAGGCTACCTGCATCCTCTCTTGTACCTGGACCCAATCGCCGCTCTTCTGGCGGCCTGCCTCATTCTGCGTAAAGGGTATTTGCTTATTCTCAGTACGATTCAAGGCAAGGAAGGCCAAGAGCTTCCGCATGAGGACTCGGTCAGCTTTATCGATACCGTTCAGAAGGTGCATGGAGTCATTCGCGTGGAGCATTTAAAGGCGCTAGAAGATGGACGCTGCGTGAACCTCCATGTGACCATCAGCGTCAATCCGCGAATCACCGTGTTGGAAGCCCGCGAAATTGCGGACTGCGCTAAAAAGCTGCTGCAGCACCGTTTCGTCCACGTTAGCGAGGTTCATATGGATATCGTCCCTTACGAGCCGGGTTATCCTTATAAGACCAACTATGAGCTGGCGGATAGCGAAACGCCGACACTGCTGCAATAA